A window of Gloeocapsopsis sp. IPPAS B-1203 contains these coding sequences:
- a CDS encoding DUF6883 domain-containing protein, whose product MTYLDPNAAIAKTKLRNYLLVLLPKDDKSQFLAQAGYILENWQQLEQDLREQILSLEAVPTEETPYGQKFVIVGSLTRANGTVLSVKTIWLVSAGLTRFVTLFPVRREEQ is encoded by the coding sequence TTGACGTATTTAGACCCTAATGCCGCGATCGCGAAAACTAAGCTTAGGAACTATCTACTGGTTTTACTGCCAAAAGATGATAAGTCTCAGTTTTTAGCCCAAGCAGGTTATATATTAGAGAACTGGCAGCAATTAGAACAAGATTTAAGAGAACAGATACTTTCGTTAGAGGCAGTACCAACAGAAGAAACGCCTTATGGTCAAAAATTTGTCATTGTTGGAAGTTTAACCAGAGCAAATGGCACTGTTTTGAGTGTGAAAACAATTTGGCTAGTTTCTGCCGGACTCACAAGGTTTGTTACACTGTTTCCAGTCAGGAGGGAAGAACAATGA
- a CDS encoding DUF4327 family protein, producing the protein MSQQVIHPMVKLQHHVRSLVESNILKPSDSIWKIALLYGNEWHYWKQELLDFGFAMQDPVSELLAVEAWDEE; encoded by the coding sequence ATGTCTCAGCAAGTTATTCACCCAATGGTGAAGTTGCAACATCATGTGCGATCGCTGGTAGAATCAAATATCCTCAAACCAAGTGATAGCATCTGGAAAATTGCCCTATTGTATGGAAATGAATGGCATTACTGGAAACAAGAACTATTGGACTTCGGGTTTGCGATGCAAGATCCTGTCAGCGAGCTATTAGCAGTTGAAGCGTGGGATGAAGAATAA